One region of Quercus lobata isolate SW786 chromosome 2, ValleyOak3.0 Primary Assembly, whole genome shotgun sequence genomic DNA includes:
- the LOC115973801 gene encoding uncharacterized protein LOC115973801 → MENCRNLWNYLDQLVWEGKLKHLLHHSSGHQGQAHQEARRDTALRPPAGTINVIVAVPGRTATRPSRVLSVAQLPAEESQSGPKRARMNFHPVLSFSKEDKIRTIQPHDDVLLITLRIGDYDVKKVMVDGGSAAEVMYPDLYKGLGLKPEDLMPYNSPLMSFDRKLIVPKGMIRLPIQTGPEIVEVNFIVVDTYSPYTTIVGRP, encoded by the coding sequence ATGGAGAACTGCAGGAACCTCTGGAACTACCTGGACCAGCTAGTCTGGGAAGGAAAGCTGAAGCACCTTCtgcatcattccagtggtcATCAAGGCCAGGCCCATCAGGAAGCCAGGAGGGATACTGCCCTAAGGCCACCCGCAGGGACGATCAACGTAATTGTGGCTGTACCAGGAAGAACAGCCACGCGCCCTTCACGAGTATTATCGGTGGCACAACTACCTGCCGAGGAGTCCCAGTCAGGGCCGAAAAGGGCTAGAATGAACTTTCATCCCGTCTTAAGTTTTTCAAAAGAGGACAAGATCAGAACCATCCAGCCCCACGACGATGTGCTGTTGATCACTCTCAGAATTGGGGACTACGATGTGAAAAAAGTGATGGTGGATGGCGGCAGTGCGGCCGAGGTTATGTACCCCGACCTCTACAAGGGGCTGGGGTTAAAACCAGAAGATTTGATGCCCTATAACTCTCCTCTGATGAGCTTCGACAGGAAGCTTATCGTTCCAAAGGGCATGATTAGGCTGCCCATACAGACCGGCCCAGAGATAGTGGAAGTGAACTTTATCGTGGTGGACACTTACTCTCCCTATACAACCATCGTAGGTAGGCCCTGA
- the LOC115973802 gene encoding uncharacterized protein LOC115973802: MQREIDDLKRKLHHAQQRRSCSRPDVPSDDESDDDYRQRSRTPPSETFSHEEEHYWRRRRKSPSPRGLGNDAMSKALDQLSKSPFTHHIKGATLPRWFRQPTFAVYNGKTDLVEHVSQFNQRMAVHSKNEALMCKVFPSSMGPVAMRCFNGLKTNSIDSYRQLTQAFGSRFVTNSRASRPLSALLSLSMHDGETLKAYSDRYWETYNEMDENFDDVTIITFKNSLPAEHGLRKSLTGKPATSMR; encoded by the coding sequence atgcagcgagagatagacgaTTTGAAGAGAAAACTGCACCATGCACAACAAAGGCGATCTTGTTCTAGGCCTGACGTACCCTCCGACGATGAAAGTGATGATGACTATAGACAAAGATCGAGGACTCCCCCAAGTGAGACCTTTTCTCACGAAGAAGAGCACTACTGGAGGCGTAGGCGCAAGAGCCCATCTcctaggggcttgggaaacgatgccatgagcaaGGCACTGGACCAACTCTCCAAGTCGCCTTTCACGCACCACATAAAAGGGGCTACACTTCCTCGATGGTTCCGGCAGCCAACCTTCGCCGTTTACAATGGTAAAACAGACCttgtggagcatgtgagccagttcAACCAAAGGATGGCTGTCCATTCTAAAAACGAGGCattgatgtgcaaggttttcCCATCTAGCATGGGACCAGTGGCGATGAGGTGCTTTAATGGCTtaaagacaaattccatagatTCGTATAGGCAGCTAACCCAGGCTTTTGGCTCCCGCTTCGTTACGAACAGCAGAGCTTCTCGACCTTTGAGTGCTTTGTTATCGTTATCCATGCATGATGGAGAAACTCTAAAGGCCTACTCTGACAGATATTGGGAGACGTACAATGAAATGGACGAAAATTTTGACGATGTCACCATTATCACCTTCAAAAATAGTCTCCCAGCCGAGCACGGCTTGAGGAAGTCTTTGACTGGCAAGCCCGCCACTAGTATGCGCTAA